One Bacillus sp. (in: firmicutes) DNA segment encodes these proteins:
- a CDS encoding ABC transporter ATP-binding protein, with translation MTLHFQGVTKRFGAFTAVNHLSLSIPEQEIFGFLGANGAGKTTTFRMILGLLQPSEGTITWNNQPINYSVSTHIGYLPEERGLYPKLTVKEQIWYLANLRGMGKKEADVVLKKWLERFHISDYYSKKVEELSKGNQQKVQFIASVIHKPQLLILDEPFSGLDPVNVEQLKNAVVDLKNNGTTIVFSSHRMEHVEELCENLCIMHHGRPIVHGRLREIKQSFGKKNVFVHADFSLDFLQNYEGVTKYKRTAEGAVLQVTSEEVAQRILQDITGKGFVRKFVLDEPSLNDIFIEKVGTSYE, from the coding sequence ATGACGTTACATTTTCAAGGTGTCACGAAACGATTTGGAGCGTTTACGGCTGTCAATCATTTGTCATTATCTATACCAGAACAAGAGATTTTTGGTTTTTTAGGAGCGAATGGTGCTGGAAAAACAACGACTTTTCGAATGATTTTAGGATTGTTACAGCCAAGTGAAGGTACCATTACGTGGAACAATCAACCGATCAATTATTCCGTTTCCACACATATTGGCTACTTGCCAGAAGAGCGGGGGTTGTATCCCAAATTAACCGTCAAAGAGCAAATTTGGTACTTGGCAAATCTTCGGGGGATGGGAAAAAAAGAAGCGGATGTGGTGTTAAAAAAATGGTTAGAACGGTTCCACATTTCGGACTATTATTCCAAAAAGGTTGAAGAGCTCTCCAAAGGAAATCAGCAAAAAGTTCAATTTATTGCCTCCGTTATACATAAGCCTCAATTGCTTATTCTAGACGAGCCATTTAGCGGCTTAGATCCGGTGAATGTCGAACAATTGAAGAATGCCGTCGTTGACTTGAAAAATAACGGAACGACAATTGTCTTTTCGAGTCACCGGATGGAGCATGTAGAAGAGTTGTGTGAAAATTTATGTATTATGCACCATGGTCGGCCGATTGTGCATGGAAGATTACGAGAAATCAAACAGTCGTTTGGTAAGAAAAATGTGTTTGTTCATGCTGACTTTTCACTGGACTTTCTTCAAAACTATGAAGGAGTGACAAAGTATAAGCGTACAGCTGAAGGAGCAGTCCTCCAAGTAACTAGTGAGGAAGTCGCCCAACGGATATTACAGGACATTACCGGAAAAGGATTTGTGCGTAAATTCGTATTAGACGAACCGTCATTAAATGATATTTTCATAGAGAAAGTGGGGACATCGTATGAATAA